In Electrophorus electricus isolate fEleEle1 chromosome 6, fEleEle1.pri, whole genome shotgun sequence, a single genomic region encodes these proteins:
- the LOC113588075 gene encoding uncharacterized protein LOC113588075, producing MVKWRPRFNWPQNLELWKAHLGSCSPSSLLADENMLLFSVWLHNCNFRRQVRGDEVAYTNILTYELGPGLPPVVESVECLYNLSRERTALTSKDFVFSMELMNNDFSGPAPSSVFPLGSRVPIRAEVEQQGPGPLQIYLQHCVLATSPDLSQASQWHTIISDAGCLTESKKGNSTFLLRQKPSEIRLYFQAFKFALGENIFFHCDMAAWALETFSTDMKACLYFKEKNRWELLDDPSQSYICRCCDATCPQRTSFESGTLAQKVLGPFVMVEDSQHKALETHTFGTGEGMSGKSTDYLEPSSRSAGLGGVPLWVVVTVPLVLLILSGAFATGYYLCFWRGGRLGYRPSRDLLTKY from the exons ATGGTTAAATGGCGGCCCAGGTTCAACTGGCCCCAAAACCTGGAGCTTTGGAAAGCTCATCTggggagctgctcgccctcaagcttacTTGCTGATGAGaacatgctgctgttttctgtctggCTCCACAACTGCAACTTCAGACGACAG gtCAGAGGTGATGAGGTAGCCTATACTAATATACTGACCTATGAGCTAGGTCCTGGACTTCCTCCAGTGGTGGAGTCAGTGGAGTGCCTGTATAACCT GTCTCGTGAGAGGACTGCCTTAACATCTAAAGACTTTGTCTTCAGTATGGAGCTCATGAACA ATGACTTCAGCGGACCTGCCCCATCCTCTGTGTTCCCACTGGGCTCCAGGGTTCCCATCAGGGCTGAGGTGGAGCAGCAAGGCCCTGGGCCTCTGCAGATTTACCTGCAGCACTGTGTGCTAGCAACCTCTCCAGACCTCTCCCAAGCCAGCCAGTGGCACACCATCATTTCTGATGCTGG GTGCCTCACTGAAAGCAAAAAAGGCAACTCGACGTTCTTGCTGAGACAGAAGCCCTCTGAAATCCGCCTCTATTTTCAAGCCTTCAAGTTTGCCCTGGGAGAAAAT ATTTTCTTCCACTGTGATATGGCTGCATGGGCTCTCGAGACCTTTAGCACAGACATGAAGGCTTGCCTCTACTTCAAGGAGAAAAACAG GTGGGAGCTTCTGGATGATCCATCCCAGAGCTATATCTGTAGGTGCTGTGATGCGACTTGTCCACAAAGAACCAGCTTTGAGTCTG GTACACTTGCCCAGAAGGTTCTTGGGCCTTTTGTAATGGTTGAGGATTCACAGCACAAGGCCTTGGAGACGCACACGTTCGGAACTGGTGAGGGGATGTCTGGAAAGAGCACGGATTACCTGGAGCCTTCTTCCCGTTCTGCAGGACTGGGTGGGGTTCCGCTGTGGGTAGTGGTCACTGTTCCCTTGGTACTGTTGATATTGTCTGGAGCCTTTGCTACAGGCTACTATCTATGCTTCTGGAGAGGTGGACGACTAGGATACCGACCTAGCCGGGATCTTCTGACtaaatattaa
- the mtfp1 gene encoding mitochondrial fission process protein 1: MMEPKSENESKRVDIYRDTWVRYLGYANEVGEAFRALVPVGMVWASYAVAMAYVSADAMDKGKKAAVVHGDNPGKSVRVAVAVVDTFVWQALASVAIPGFTINRVCAASLYLLGRTTRWPLPARKWSTTAIGLSTIPFIITPIDRSVDFLLDSSLRKVYGGVEKHD, translated from the exons ATGATGGAACCCAAATCTGAAAACGAGAGTAAACGGGTTGATATTTATCGCGACACATGGGTTCGGTACCTAG GCTATGCCAACGAGGTTGGGGAGGCGTTTCGCGCCCTGGTGCCCGTGGGCATGGTGTGGGCCAGCTATGCCGTCGCCATGGCATATGTGTCGGCTGACGCAATGGACAAAGGGAAGAAGGCAGCTGTG GTCCATGGTGACAACCCGGGGAAGAGTGTGCGGGTAGCGGTGGCGGTCGTGGACACATTTGTGTGGCAGGCCTTGGCATCCGTGGCCATTCCTGGCTTCACCATCAACCGTGTGTGCGCGGCGTCTCTATACCTGCTGGGCAGAACGACGCGATGGCCACTGCCTGCGCGCAAGTGGAGCACCACCGCCATCGGCCTCTCCACTATACCATTCATCATCACACCTATCGACAG GTCTGTAGACTTCCTCCTGGACTCTAGCCTGCGTAAGGTGTATGGTGGAGTGGAAAAGCATGACTGA
- the lman2la gene encoding lectin, mannose-binding 2-like a isoform X1 — translation MCTDLEVNLCKMAYVMHVVYMIFIISLGFCLSDDGHEMEEFLKREYSLSKPYQGIGVSGSSHWELMGDSIVTADQVRLTPDVQSKQGAVWSRIPCNLKDWELQVHFKIHGQGKKNLNGDGLAVWYTKERMQKGPVFGNKDFFTGLGVFIDTYPNEEKHIEAQKKRYTPRTQRIFPYVLATVGNGTIGYDHERDGRPTELGGCNAMVRNLKHDTFLFIRYVRRRLTVMIDIDGQHEWRDCLDIPGVRLPLGYYFGASALTGDLSDNHDLISMKLYQLTVLRSKQEEEEEEEEVTIPSVDNMELLRNYYEAEGMSGIAIFFTVLFSMLGLFLLIVVGLVVYGHWNESKRKRFY, via the exons ATGTGTACAGATTTGGAAGTAAATCTGTGCAAAATGGCTTATGTTATGCATGTAGTATatatgatatttattatttccttAGGTTTTTGTTTATCTGATGACGGTCACGAGATGGAAGAGTTTCTAAAAAGAGAATATTCATTGTCGAAACCATACCAAG GTATTGGGGTGTCTGGTTCTTCTCATTGGGAGCTGATGGGTGATTCCATAGTGACCGCCGATCAGGTGCGCTTAACTCCAGATGTGCAAAGCAAGCAGGGGGCGGTATGGAGCCGCATC cCATGTAACCTCAAAGACTGGGAGCTGCAGGTGCACTTTAAGATCCATGGTCAAGGGAAGAAGAACCTGAATGGAGATGGTCTGGCAGTGTGGTACACTAAAGAACGCATGCAAAAag GTCCTGTGTTTGGCAATAAGGATTTCTTCACTGGATTAGGAGTGTTTATAGATACTTACCCTAATGAGGAAAAGCATATAGAG GCCCAGAAGAAGAGGTACACCCCTCGAACCCAG AGGATCTTTCCATATGTGCTGGCAACCGTGGGCAACGGCACGATCGGCTACGACCACGAGCGCGACGGCCGGCCCACTGAGCTGGGTGGCTGCAACGCCATGGTGCGCAACCTGAAGCACGACACCTTCCTTTTCATCCGATACGTCCGCCGCAGACTCACG GTCATGATCGATATCGACGGGCAGCATGAATGGAGGGACTGCTTGGATATACCGGGTGTGCGGCTGCCACTGGGCTACTACTTCGGTGCCTCCGCCCTCACCGGAGACCTTTCGG ACAATCATGACCTCATCTCTATGAAGCTGTACCAGCTGACTGTGTTGCGGAGTaagcaagaggaggaagaagaggaggaagaggtcaCAATTCCAAGTGTGGACAACATGGAGCTCCTCAGGA attaTTATGAAGCCGAAGGTATGAGTGGCATCGCCATCTTCTTCACTGTCCTCTTCTCCATGCTCGGCTTGTTCCTGCTCATCGTGGTAGGGCTTGTGGTCTACGGACACTGGAACGAGAGCAAACGCAAGCGCTTCTACTGA
- the lman2la gene encoding lectin, mannose-binding 2-like a isoform X2, with product MCTDLEVNLCKMAYVMHVVYMIFIISLGFCLSDDGHEMEEFLKREYSLSKPYQGIGVSGSSHWELMGDSIVTADQVRLTPDVQSKQGAVWSRIPCNLKDWELQVHFKIHGQGKKNLNGDGLAVWYTKERMQKGPVFGNKDFFTGLGVFIDTYPNEEKHIERIFPYVLATVGNGTIGYDHERDGRPTELGGCNAMVRNLKHDTFLFIRYVRRRLTVMIDIDGQHEWRDCLDIPGVRLPLGYYFGASALTGDLSDNHDLISMKLYQLTVLRSKQEEEEEEEEVTIPSVDNMELLRNYYEAEGMSGIAIFFTVLFSMLGLFLLIVVGLVVYGHWNESKRKRFY from the exons ATGTGTACAGATTTGGAAGTAAATCTGTGCAAAATGGCTTATGTTATGCATGTAGTATatatgatatttattatttccttAGGTTTTTGTTTATCTGATGACGGTCACGAGATGGAAGAGTTTCTAAAAAGAGAATATTCATTGTCGAAACCATACCAAG GTATTGGGGTGTCTGGTTCTTCTCATTGGGAGCTGATGGGTGATTCCATAGTGACCGCCGATCAGGTGCGCTTAACTCCAGATGTGCAAAGCAAGCAGGGGGCGGTATGGAGCCGCATC cCATGTAACCTCAAAGACTGGGAGCTGCAGGTGCACTTTAAGATCCATGGTCAAGGGAAGAAGAACCTGAATGGAGATGGTCTGGCAGTGTGGTACACTAAAGAACGCATGCAAAAag GTCCTGTGTTTGGCAATAAGGATTTCTTCACTGGATTAGGAGTGTTTATAGATACTTACCCTAATGAGGAAAAGCATATAGAG AGGATCTTTCCATATGTGCTGGCAACCGTGGGCAACGGCACGATCGGCTACGACCACGAGCGCGACGGCCGGCCCACTGAGCTGGGTGGCTGCAACGCCATGGTGCGCAACCTGAAGCACGACACCTTCCTTTTCATCCGATACGTCCGCCGCAGACTCACG GTCATGATCGATATCGACGGGCAGCATGAATGGAGGGACTGCTTGGATATACCGGGTGTGCGGCTGCCACTGGGCTACTACTTCGGTGCCTCCGCCCTCACCGGAGACCTTTCGG ACAATCATGACCTCATCTCTATGAAGCTGTACCAGCTGACTGTGTTGCGGAGTaagcaagaggaggaagaagaggaggaagaggtcaCAATTCCAAGTGTGGACAACATGGAGCTCCTCAGGA attaTTATGAAGCCGAAGGTATGAGTGGCATCGCCATCTTCTTCACTGTCCTCTTCTCCATGCTCGGCTTGTTCCTGCTCATCGTGGTAGGGCTTGTGGTCTACGGACACTGGAACGAGAGCAAACGCAAGCGCTTCTACTGA
- the wbp1 gene encoding WW domain-binding protein 1, which produces MPQKTLGSIVGLLCTGTCLAQGKEFCFGVNNEKYRCDMGYCCGETECCTYYYELWWFWLVWTLIIMLSCCCAYRHRRVKMRLQQEQRQREISLMAYQGASSSFTSPPPLNFRFWTDCKLPDYEEVVAHPPTPPPPYSEMPPEISLSAHPSITQSESAVLLEPPLEAVQAESLAPDLPEPNPVAAAGQSEPGADGELDETLEEELNTRRRHVTGDSGIEVCVCQLDADECSGPEEDEGRVCQVAGSGGGCCLEHQVLRPKPSCTASGERLV; this is translated from the exons ggTAAGGAGTTCTGTTTTGGTGTAAACAATGAGAAATACAGATGTGACATGGGCTATTGttgtggagagacagagtgctGCACGTACTACTACGAGCTTTGGT ggtTCTGGCTGGTATGGACTCTCATCATCATGCTGAGCTGCTGCTGTGCATACCGTCACCGGCGCGTGAAGATGCGTCTGCAACAGGAGCAGCGTCAGCGGGAGATCAGCCTGATGGCCTACCAGGGCGCCTCAAGctccttcacctctccaccgcCACTCAACTTCC GTTTCTGGACAGACTGCAAGCTCCCTGATTATGAGGAAGTGGTAGCtcatccccccacccctcctccaccttaCTCTGAGATGCCTCCCGAAATCTCACTCTCCGCCCACCCATCCATCACTCAGTCTGAGTCAGCTGTACTATTGGAGCCCCCCCTGGAAGCGGTGCAGGCTGAGAGCTTGGCTCCTGATTTACCGGAGCCAAACCCGGTGGCAGCCGCAGGCCAGTCGGAGCCCGGGGCGGATGGAGAGCTGGATGAGACcttggaggaggagctgaacacTCGGCGGAGGCATGTGACAGGCGACTCGGGCATCGAAGTGTGCGTGTGCCAATTGGACGCGGACGAGTGCTCTGgtccagaggaggatgaaggcaGGGTCTGCCAGGTGGCTGGCAGCGGTGGTGGGTGCTGCCTCGAACACCAGGTCCTCAGGCCCAAGCCCTCCTGCACAGCCAGTGGAGAGCGTCTGGTCTGA